In Streptomyces seoulensis, the following are encoded in one genomic region:
- a CDS encoding GlxA family transcriptional regulator: protein MPSSRFRRVAVLVLEGAKPLDVGIPAQVFTTRASMPYEVRVCGAAPGLVTGGDGLSYHVAHGLEALEWADVVFVPGYRFPDREDPPGPVVAALVAAHERGARLAAISTGAFALAATGLLDGRRATTHWHYARALAARYPLVRVDENVLFVDEGSVLTSAGAASGIDLCLHMLRGELGVAASNHAARRLVAAPYRSGGQAQYVPRSVPEPLGERFAATREWALHRLGEPLSLESLARHAAVSPRTFSRRFAEDTGYTPMQWVTRARVDLARELLERSERSVEQIADEVGLGTGTNLRLHFQRVLGTTPSDYRRTFARGE from the coding sequence GTGCCGTCCTCCCGTTTCCGCCGTGTCGCCGTTCTCGTCCTGGAGGGCGCCAAGCCGCTCGACGTGGGTATCCCGGCGCAGGTGTTCACGACCCGCGCGAGCATGCCGTACGAGGTGCGGGTGTGCGGGGCGGCGCCGGGTCTGGTGACGGGCGGCGACGGTCTGTCGTACCACGTGGCGCACGGCCTGGAGGCGCTGGAGTGGGCGGACGTCGTGTTCGTGCCGGGCTACCGGTTCCCGGACCGGGAGGACCCGCCGGGGCCGGTGGTGGCGGCGCTGGTCGCGGCGCACGAGCGGGGCGCGCGGCTCGCGGCGATCTCCACGGGGGCGTTCGCGCTGGCGGCCACCGGTCTGCTGGACGGCAGGCGCGCGACCACGCACTGGCACTACGCGCGCGCCCTGGCCGCCCGGTATCCGCTGGTCCGGGTGGACGAGAACGTGCTGTTCGTGGACGAGGGCAGCGTGCTCACCTCGGCCGGGGCGGCCTCCGGCATCGACCTGTGTCTGCACATGCTGCGCGGCGAGTTGGGCGTGGCCGCCTCCAACCACGCGGCCCGGCGGCTGGTCGCGGCGCCGTATCGCAGCGGGGGCCAGGCACAGTACGTGCCGCGCAGTGTGCCGGAGCCGCTGGGCGAGCGGTTCGCCGCGACCCGGGAGTGGGCGCTGCACCGGCTCGGTGAGCCGCTGAGCCTGGAGTCTCTGGCCCGGCACGCGGCGGTGTCGCCGCGTACGTTCTCCCGGCGGTTCGCGGAGGACACCGGGTACACGCCGATGCAGTGGGTGACGCGGGCCCGGGTCGACCTGGCGCGCGAGCTGCTGGAGCGTTCGGAGCGGAGCGTGGAACAGATCGCCGACGAGGTGGGGCTCGGCACCGGCACCAACCTCCGGCTGCACTTCCAGCGGGTGCTGGGGACCACGCCGAGCGACTATCGGCGGACGTTCGCCCGGGGCGAGTAG
- a CDS encoding AfsR/SARP family transcriptional regulator, with translation MEFRLLGTVSVDTRRGPLPLGPAKRRSLLAALLLSANTPVPTGRLTACLWDDEPPSQARGVIQGHVSRLRALLAEGDAEAYGVELLTAGDAYALRLPETLLDAQRFEELLTLAREQRDPADAVLMLGDALALWRGPALGGAFAGPPLQAAAHSLEESRLSAVEQLASAYGRLGEHHRAAAVLRTEAVAHPLRESLSAALMTALYQAGRQSEALDWFHRTRRLLADELGIDPGRELADAYGLILRGDPVPELLAARPKGGAVPVAEPSAEPVRTPVPPRPALVPAEAHADLLPRVPRGFHGRGAELAALGRAAAGEAPVCLVTGPAGVGKTGLALWWAHRNADAFPDGRLFADLHGFSDTGEPALIEVLREFLLALGVPPRRIPESAAAAAALFRSLTDRLRLLVVLDNARDSGTVRALLPGGADCVTVVTSRHRLEGLIASDAARPVPLGTLDAQDGTALLAGVLGEERVLAEPVAARRLAELCGGLPLALRVTAARLAGRPQWTLAHLADELADERGRLARLAVDDTGVPAALRLTVQHLSGPAAHHFGRLGHHPGTHFDPYTAAALAGTDPPAAARALEHLGAAHLVTETAPGRWELHDLVRLYARDLDPAAGPHALTGVLDHYIATALAAAETAQPGGEPCFALPADFRRPSAVRDFADRAEAMGWLAAEREDLARAVSAARAADLDDRAWRIILLQWPQVVWRSRDNWVPLLYTALECAQAVADPYAEARVRTLLGWVLSEEGRLADALTLLEPSPALARRTGDRLGEATSLVNLAVVQSAQGDLDAALANCTRAAALAREEGNPHTEMLALLHLARTHLTSGAPEQALHVARTALDLGPEHEEAARTSLLHTVSGEAHLALGDKPEALRLLERAADEAESAGYDEGTVRALEALLRVSGRADHRKRHEEAVRRLAGEDG, from the coding sequence GTGGAGTTCCGGCTGCTCGGCACCGTCTCCGTCGACACCCGCCGAGGACCGCTGCCGCTCGGCCCCGCCAAGCGCCGCAGCCTGCTCGCCGCGCTGCTGCTGTCGGCCAACACCCCGGTGCCGACGGGCCGGCTGACCGCCTGTCTGTGGGACGACGAGCCCCCGAGCCAGGCACGCGGGGTCATCCAGGGCCATGTCTCCCGGCTGCGCGCGCTGCTCGCCGAGGGCGACGCGGAGGCGTACGGCGTCGAACTCCTCACCGCCGGGGACGCGTACGCGCTGCGGCTGCCGGAGACCCTGCTCGACGCCCAGCGGTTCGAGGAACTGCTCACCCTCGCCCGTGAACAGCGCGACCCCGCCGACGCGGTGCTCATGCTCGGCGACGCCCTCGCCCTGTGGCGCGGCCCCGCCCTCGGCGGCGCCTTCGCCGGGCCGCCGCTCCAGGCCGCCGCGCACTCGCTGGAGGAGTCCCGGCTCTCCGCCGTGGAGCAACTGGCGTCCGCCTACGGCAGGTTGGGCGAACATCATCGGGCCGCCGCCGTGCTGCGCACCGAGGCCGTCGCGCATCCGCTGCGGGAGTCGCTGTCCGCCGCGCTGATGACCGCCCTCTATCAGGCGGGCCGGCAGTCGGAGGCCCTCGACTGGTTCCACCGCACCCGCAGACTCCTCGCCGACGAACTCGGCATCGACCCCGGCCGTGAACTCGCCGACGCCTACGGGCTGATCCTGCGCGGCGACCCCGTACCCGAGCTGCTGGCCGCGCGCCCCAAGGGCGGGGCCGTACCCGTGGCCGAGCCCTCGGCCGAACCGGTGCGGACGCCCGTACCGCCGCGTCCCGCCCTCGTGCCCGCCGAGGCGCACGCCGACCTGCTGCCCCGCGTGCCGCGCGGCTTCCACGGCCGGGGCGCCGAACTCGCCGCGCTCGGCCGGGCCGCCGCCGGAGAGGCGCCGGTGTGCCTGGTGACCGGGCCCGCCGGGGTCGGCAAGACCGGCCTCGCGCTGTGGTGGGCGCACCGCAACGCCGACGCCTTCCCCGACGGACGGCTCTTCGCCGACCTGCACGGCTTCAGCGACACCGGTGAGCCGGCGCTGATCGAGGTGCTGCGCGAGTTCCTGCTCGCGCTCGGGGTGCCGCCGCGCCGGATACCCGAATCGGCCGCCGCCGCGGCCGCGCTGTTCCGCAGCCTCACCGACCGGCTGCGACTGCTGGTCGTGCTCGACAACGCCCGCGACTCCGGCACCGTCCGCGCCCTGCTGCCCGGCGGCGCCGACTGCGTCACCGTCGTCACCAGCCGCCACCGCCTGGAGGGGCTCATCGCCTCCGACGCGGCCCGTCCCGTCCCCCTCGGCACGCTGGACGCACAGGACGGTACGGCGCTGCTCGCGGGCGTCCTCGGCGAGGAACGGGTGCTCGCGGAGCCGGTGGCCGCGCGCAGGCTCGCCGAACTCTGCGGCGGGCTCCCGCTGGCCCTCCGGGTCACGGCGGCCCGGCTCGCGGGGCGCCCGCAGTGGACCCTCGCCCACCTCGCGGACGAACTCGCCGACGAGCGCGGGCGGCTGGCCCGCCTCGCCGTCGACGACACCGGGGTACCGGCCGCCCTCCGCCTGACCGTGCAGCACCTCTCCGGCCCCGCCGCGCACCACTTCGGCCGGCTCGGCCACCACCCCGGCACCCACTTCGACCCCTACACCGCGGCCGCCCTCGCCGGCACCGATCCGCCGGCCGCCGCCCGCGCCCTCGAACACCTCGGCGCCGCCCACCTCGTCACCGAGACCGCGCCCGGCCGCTGGGAACTCCACGACCTCGTACGCCTCTACGCCCGCGACCTCGACCCCGCGGCCGGACCGCACGCGCTCACGGGCGTACTGGACCACTACATCGCCACCGCCCTCGCCGCCGCCGAGACGGCCCAGCCGGGCGGCGAGCCCTGCTTCGCGCTGCCCGCCGACTTCCGACGGCCTTCCGCCGTACGGGACTTCGCGGACCGCGCGGAGGCGATGGGCTGGCTGGCCGCCGAACGGGAGGACCTGGCGCGGGCGGTGTCCGCCGCGCGGGCCGCCGATCTGGACGACCGGGCCTGGCGGATCATCCTCCTCCAGTGGCCCCAGGTGGTGTGGCGCTCGCGGGACAACTGGGTGCCGCTGCTGTACACGGCCCTGGAGTGCGCGCAGGCCGTGGCGGACCCGTACGCCGAGGCGCGTGTGCGCACCCTGCTGGGCTGGGTGCTGAGCGAGGAGGGCCGCCTCGCGGACGCCCTCACCCTCCTGGAACCCTCACCCGCCCTGGCCCGCCGCACCGGCGACCGTCTCGGCGAGGCCACGTCCCTGGTCAACCTGGCCGTGGTCCAGTCCGCCCAGGGCGACCTGGACGCGGCCCTGGCCAACTGCACCCGGGCCGCCGCCCTGGCCCGCGAGGAGGGCAACCCGCACACGGAGATGCTCGCCCTCCTCCACCTCGCCCGCACCCACCTCACCTCCGGCGCCCCGGAACAGGCCCTCCACGTCGCCCGGACCGCCCTGGACCTCGGCCCCGAACACGAGGAGGCCGCCCGCACCTCCCTCCTCCACACCGTCTCCGGCGAGGCCCACCTCGCCCTCGGCGACAAACCCGAAGCCCTCCGCCTCCTGGAACGCGCCGCCGACGAAGCGGAATCCGCCGGCTACGACGAGGGCACCGTCCGCGCCCTGGAGGCCCTGCTCCGGGTAAGCGGCCGAGCGGACCACCGCAAGCGACACGAGGAGGCGGTACGGAGACTGGCGGGGGAGGACGGGTAG
- a CDS encoding DUF4232 domain-containing protein, giving the protein MNASRRTALFSVAASAALALSLTACQSGEGTKSEGAAPVAKDTASASAPASVAASTPAGGASAGSDTGTGTSTAVATTHKTGTGSSGAGKGTATPLCRAHDVKVGSQRQDGPPYTHIILTARNTSDHRCEMAGFPHIQFIEGHRQDVPSVAKSKPAVPTVLNPGDPAFALVKLSDGGVDEDNEVVNAFQLILQGDSSVIAVNSSAGGGIAVDLPKALTGYWTTELRNGADDF; this is encoded by the coding sequence ATGAACGCCTCGCGCCGTACGGCCCTCTTCTCCGTCGCCGCCTCCGCCGCGCTCGCCCTGTCCCTGACCGCCTGCCAGAGCGGGGAGGGGACCAAGTCCGAGGGGGCGGCGCCCGTGGCCAAGGACACGGCATCCGCTTCCGCTCCCGCCTCCGTGGCCGCTTCCACGCCTGCGGGCGGCGCGAGCGCCGGCAGCGACACCGGCACCGGTACCAGCACCGCCGTCGCGACCACGCACAAGACCGGCACCGGTTCCTCCGGCGCCGGCAAGGGCACCGCCACCCCCCTCTGCCGGGCCCATGACGTCAAGGTCGGCTCCCAGCGGCAGGACGGCCCGCCCTACACCCACATCATCCTCACCGCGCGGAACACCTCCGACCACCGTTGCGAGATGGCCGGGTTCCCGCACATCCAGTTCATCGAGGGCCACCGGCAGGACGTGCCGTCCGTGGCGAAGAGCAAGCCGGCCGTGCCGACCGTGCTGAACCCCGGTGACCCGGCCTTCGCGCTGGTCAAGCTCTCCGACGGCGGGGTGGACGAGGACAACGAGGTGGTGAACGCGTTCCAGCTGATCCTCCAGGGCGACTCCTCCGTCATCGCGGTGAACTCCTCCGCCGGCGGCGGCATCGCGGTCGACCTCCCGAAGGCGCTCACCGGCTACTGGACGACCGAACTGCGCAACGGCGCCGACGACTTCTGA
- a CDS encoding CbtB domain-containing protein encodes MAQTVAQPTAGTSVAPAKLPLKEIAPWAVFFGVLMLVLLYFVGAEQGATSVFSGTDVHEWVHDARHLLGFPCH; translated from the coding sequence ATGGCGCAGACCGTCGCTCAGCCGACAGCCGGAACGTCCGTCGCTCCCGCCAAGCTGCCGCTGAAGGAGATAGCGCCCTGGGCGGTCTTCTTCGGTGTCCTCATGCTGGTCCTGCTGTACTTCGTCGGCGCCGAGCAGGGCGCCACCTCCGTGTTCAGCGGCACGGACGTCCACGAGTGGGTGCACGACGCCCGCCACCTGCTCGGCTTCCCCTGCCACTGA
- a CDS encoding CbtA family protein: MNSATVRNLLVRGMLAGLGAGVLALIAAYFLGEPNVDSAISFEGHHSHEHEVEVVSRSLQSTAGLATGVLVYGVAFGGIAALAYCFALGRVGRFGPRGTALLLSGTALLAVYVVPFLKYPANPPSVGDPDTIGKRTTLYFLMMLLSVLLAIGATLLGKRLAPRLGNWYATFTAVAAFAVAIGLAYAFLPVVNEVPEHFPATLLWRFRLSALAIQTVLWAGFGLLFGELADRLLNPRPAAERPTGQAVAASH, from the coding sequence ATGAACTCCGCAACCGTGAGAAACCTCCTCGTGCGGGGCATGCTCGCCGGCCTCGGCGCCGGAGTGCTCGCCCTGATCGCCGCGTACTTCCTCGGCGAACCGAACGTGGACAGCGCCATCAGCTTCGAGGGCCACCACTCCCACGAGCACGAGGTCGAAGTCGTCTCCCGCTCGCTCCAGTCCACCGCCGGACTGGCCACCGGCGTCCTCGTCTACGGGGTCGCCTTCGGCGGGATCGCCGCGCTCGCCTACTGCTTCGCGCTCGGCCGGGTGGGCCGCTTCGGCCCGCGCGGGACCGCGCTCCTGCTGTCCGGCACCGCGCTGCTCGCCGTGTACGTCGTGCCGTTCCTGAAGTACCCGGCGAACCCGCCCTCGGTCGGCGACCCGGACACCATCGGCAAGCGCACCACGCTGTACTTCCTGATGATGCTGCTCAGCGTGCTCCTGGCCATCGGCGCCACCCTCCTCGGCAAACGGCTCGCCCCACGCCTGGGCAACTGGTACGCCACCTTCACCGCCGTGGCCGCCTTCGCCGTCGCCATCGGCCTGGCGTACGCCTTCCTGCCCGTCGTCAACGAGGTGCCGGAACACTTCCCGGCCACCCTCCTGTGGCGCTTCCGCCTCTCGGCCCTGGCCATCCAGACGGTCCTGTGGGCCGGCTTCGGCCTGCTCTTCGGGGAGTTGGCCGACCGCCTGCTGAACCCCCGCCCCGCAGCGGAGCGCCCTACCGGCCAGGCGGTCGCCGCCTCCCACTGA
- a CDS encoding histidine phosphatase family protein yields the protein MTSRLLLVPPAIGPALREARFYDGSSSIDEPVSVTAADLPQAARVVLSPGARCRDTAKALGLRGTETAALAPLDAGRWRGRTLAEVGVTEGEALAHWLADPEHPAPGGESARDVCARVGRWLESVPEGRTVAVVEPEVVRAAVVHALGLPAGAFWRLDVAPLTATELSGRCGRWNLRLGRPLGGE from the coding sequence ATGACCAGTCGCCTGCTGCTCGTCCCGCCCGCCATCGGCCCCGCCCTGCGCGAGGCCCGCTTCTACGACGGTTCCTCGTCCATCGACGAACCCGTCAGCGTGACGGCCGCGGACCTGCCGCAGGCGGCCCGGGTGGTGCTGTCACCCGGCGCCCGCTGCCGGGACACGGCCAAGGCACTGGGCCTCCGGGGCACGGAGACGGCAGCCCTCGCACCCCTGGACGCCGGACGCTGGCGCGGCCGCACCCTGGCCGAGGTCGGCGTGACGGAGGGCGAGGCCCTGGCCCACTGGCTTGCCGACCCGGAGCACCCGGCACCGGGCGGGGAGTCGGCAAGGGACGTGTGCGCGCGGGTAGGGCGCTGGCTGGAATCGGTGCCGGAGGGCCGTACGGTCGCCGTCGTGGAGCCCGAGGTGGTGCGGGCGGCCGTGGTGCACGCGCTGGGCCTGCCCGCCGGGGCGTTCTGGCGCCTGGACGTGGCGCCGCTCACGGCGACGGAGCTGTCCGGGCGGTGCGGGCGCTGGAACCTGCGGCTGGGGCGACCGCTCGGGGGCGAGTGA
- the metE gene encoding 5-methyltetrahydropteroyltriglutamate--homocysteine S-methyltransferase → MTPKSAAAAARSTVYGYPRQGQDRELKKAIEGYWKGRVTAEALRATAAGLRRANGQALAEAGIDEVPTGDFSYYDHVLDTTAMVGAIPRRHRAAVEADALDGYFAMARGTQDAPPLEMTKWFDTNYHYLVPELGPDTVFSADSAKQVAELKEALALGLTARPVLVGPVTYLLLAKPAPGVPAGFDPLTLLDRLLPVYAEVLADLRAAGAEWVQLDEPALVQDRTPAELNAAERAYRDLGALPDRPKLLVASYFDRLGEALPVLAKAPVEGLALDFTEAAAANLEALAAVGGLPGKRLVAGVVNGRNVWVNDLSKSLATLGTLLGLAGRVDVAASCSLLHVPLDTTPERDIEPQILRWLAFARQKTAEIVTLAKGLARGTDAITAELAANRADLASRTGSPITRDPAVRARAEAVTDADARRAQSYPERAAAQRAHLGLPLLPTTTIGSFPQTGEVRTARADLRAGRIDTAGYEERIRAEIQEVISFQEKTGLDVLVHGEAERNDMVQYFAEQLTGYLATQHGWVQSYGTRCVRPPILAGDISRPEPMTVRWTTYAQSLSDRPVKGMLTGPVTMLAWSFVRDDQPLGDTARQVALALRDEVNDLEAAGTSVIQVDEPALRETLPLRAADRPAYLAWATEAFRLTTAGVRPKTQIHTHMCYAEFGDIVRAIDDLDADVISLEAARSHMQVARELATHGYPREAGPGVYDIHSPRVPSAEEAAELLRTGLKAIPAERLWVNPDCGLKTRAWPETRASLENLVAAARTVRGELR, encoded by the coding sequence GTGACACCGAAGTCCGCAGCCGCGGCAGCACGGTCGACCGTGTACGGCTACCCCCGCCAGGGCCAGGACCGGGAGCTGAAGAAGGCGATCGAGGGCTACTGGAAGGGCCGCGTCACCGCCGAAGCCCTCCGGGCCACCGCGGCCGGCCTCCGCCGCGCCAACGGGCAGGCGCTCGCCGAGGCCGGCATCGACGAGGTCCCCACCGGGGACTTCTCGTACTACGACCACGTGCTCGACACCACCGCGATGGTCGGCGCGATCCCCCGGCGGCACCGGGCCGCCGTCGAGGCCGACGCGCTGGACGGCTACTTCGCCATGGCGCGGGGTACGCAGGACGCGCCGCCGCTGGAGATGACCAAGTGGTTCGACACCAACTACCACTATCTGGTACCCGAGTTGGGCCCGGACACCGTGTTCTCAGCCGACTCCGCCAAGCAGGTCGCGGAACTGAAGGAGGCCCTCGCGCTGGGCCTCACCGCCCGGCCGGTGCTCGTCGGCCCGGTCACCTACCTGCTGCTGGCCAAGCCCGCGCCCGGTGTCCCCGCCGGCTTCGACCCGCTGACCCTGCTGGACCGGCTGCTCCCGGTGTACGCCGAGGTGCTGGCGGATCTGCGCGCGGCCGGGGCGGAGTGGGTGCAGCTCGACGAGCCCGCACTGGTGCAGGACCGCACCCCGGCCGAGCTGAACGCGGCCGAGCGCGCCTACCGCGACCTGGGCGCGCTGCCCGACCGGCCCAAGCTGCTCGTCGCCTCCTACTTCGACCGACTCGGCGAGGCGCTGCCGGTGCTGGCGAAGGCGCCGGTGGAGGGGCTGGCGCTGGACTTCACCGAGGCCGCGGCGGCCAACCTGGAGGCGCTCGCCGCCGTCGGCGGACTGCCCGGCAAGCGGCTGGTGGCCGGGGTCGTCAACGGCCGGAACGTCTGGGTCAACGACCTCTCCAAGTCCCTCGCCACCCTGGGCACCCTGCTCGGGCTGGCGGGCCGGGTCGACGTGGCCGCGTCCTGCTCCCTGCTGCACGTGCCGCTGGACACCACCCCCGAGCGGGACATCGAGCCGCAGATCCTGCGCTGGCTGGCCTTCGCCCGGCAGAAGACCGCCGAGATCGTCACCCTGGCCAAGGGTCTGGCACGCGGCACGGACGCGATCACCGCCGAACTCGCCGCCAACCGGGCCGACCTGGCCTCCCGTACCGGGTCCCCCATCACCCGCGACCCGGCGGTCCGGGCGCGCGCGGAGGCCGTCACGGACGCCGACGCCCGCCGCGCGCAGTCCTACCCCGAGCGGGCCGCCGCCCAGCGGGCCCACCTCGGGCTGCCGCTGCTGCCGACGACCACGATCGGCTCGTTCCCGCAGACCGGCGAGGTGCGCACCGCCCGCGCGGACCTGCGCGCGGGCCGGATCGACACGGCAGGGTACGAGGAGCGCATCAGGGCGGAGATCCAGGAGGTGATCTCCTTCCAGGAGAAGACCGGCCTGGACGTGCTGGTGCACGGCGAGGCCGAACGCAACGACATGGTGCAGTACTTCGCCGAGCAGCTCACCGGCTATCTGGCCACCCAGCACGGCTGGGTCCAGTCCTACGGCACCCGCTGTGTCCGCCCGCCGATCCTGGCCGGCGACATCTCCCGCCCCGAGCCGATGACGGTCCGCTGGACGACGTACGCCCAGTCGCTCTCCGACCGCCCGGTCAAGGGCATGCTGACCGGGCCGGTGACGATGCTCGCCTGGTCCTTCGTCCGCGACGACCAGCCCCTCGGCGACACCGCCCGGCAGGTCGCGCTCGCCCTGCGCGACGAGGTGAACGACCTGGAGGCGGCGGGCACTTCGGTGATCCAGGTGGACGAGCCCGCGCTGCGCGAGACGCTCCCGCTGCGCGCCGCCGACCGGCCCGCCTATCTCGCCTGGGCCACCGAGGCGTTCCGGCTCACCACGGCGGGCGTCCGGCCAAAGACGCAGATCCACACCCACATGTGCTACGCCGAGTTCGGTGACATCGTGCGGGCCATCGACGACCTCGACGCCGACGTCATCAGCCTGGAGGCCGCCCGCTCCCACATGCAGGTGGCCCGCGAACTGGCCACGCACGGCTACCCCCGCGAGGCGGGTCCGGGCGTGTACGACATCCACTCCCCGCGCGTGCCGAGCGCCGAGGAGGCGGCCGAGCTGCTGCGTACGGGGCTGAAGGCGATCCCCGCCGAGCGGCTGTGGGTGAACCCGGACTGCGGCCTCAAGACCCGCGCCTGGCCGGAGACACGGGCATCGCTGGAGAATTTGGTGGCGGCGGCCCGTACCGTGCGGGGTGAACTGCGTTAG
- a CDS encoding amidohydrolase has product MSSDQSPPSVTVGGGVPPGLDALLPSTAELYLDLHRHPELSGAEERTAARFAERLVADGFRVLTGVGGHGVAAELANGDGPAVLLRAELDALPVAEETGVPYASTATAPGPDGRPVPVMHACGHDAHLACAAAAARWLAAHRDRWRGTLLVVGQPAEETLSGARAMLEDGLYDRITAPDVVLAQHTAAFPAGMVAHADGPLMAGSVTMEVVFEGDGGHAATPHLTADPLLAAAGAVTRLPAVAARETDPAERLLVTASSLRAGDTGRTGNVIATRAELRVTVRALSEAALVRGTAAVERVVRAEAASAALPPRVTVRELARSGVTRPDPGVTTAVRAAHQAAFGAARVTGWPASSATEDFPLLTGAGGHLHGRPGIRGAYWMLGSVGPTQWAAAPGSGPAEKFRGLPHNHSPRYLPSVRLTLDTGTAALVTAALAQLDPAAR; this is encoded by the coding sequence GTGAGCAGCGACCAGTCCCCTCCGTCCGTGACCGTGGGCGGTGGTGTGCCGCCCGGTCTGGACGCCCTGCTGCCGTCCACCGCCGAGCTGTATCTCGACCTGCACCGCCATCCCGAGCTGTCCGGCGCCGAGGAGCGCACCGCCGCCCGGTTCGCGGAGCGGCTCGTGGCGGACGGCTTCCGCGTGCTGACCGGGGTCGGCGGCCACGGGGTTGCCGCCGAACTGGCCAACGGTGACGGCCCGGCCGTGCTGCTGCGGGCCGAGCTGGACGCGCTGCCGGTGGCCGAGGAGACCGGCGTACCGTACGCCAGCACCGCGACCGCGCCGGGCCCGGACGGGCGGCCGGTGCCCGTGATGCACGCCTGCGGGCACGACGCCCATCTGGCGTGCGCGGCGGCGGCCGCCCGCTGGCTCGCGGCACACCGGGACCGCTGGCGCGGCACGCTGCTGGTCGTCGGGCAGCCGGCCGAGGAGACGCTGAGCGGCGCCCGCGCCATGCTGGAGGACGGCCTGTACGACCGGATCACCGCCCCCGACGTGGTCCTCGCCCAGCACACCGCCGCGTTCCCGGCCGGGATGGTGGCGCACGCCGACGGGCCGCTGATGGCGGGCAGCGTCACCATGGAGGTGGTCTTCGAGGGGGACGGCGGACACGCGGCCACCCCGCATCTGACGGCCGATCCGCTGCTGGCGGCGGCCGGCGCGGTGACCCGGCTCCCGGCCGTCGCCGCCCGCGAGACGGACCCGGCGGAACGGCTGCTGGTCACCGCGTCCTCGCTGCGCGCCGGGGACACCGGGCGCACCGGGAACGTCATAGCCACCCGCGCCGAGCTGCGGGTCACCGTCCGCGCCCTCTCCGAGGCGGCGCTCGTCCGGGGCACGGCGGCGGTGGAGCGGGTGGTGCGCGCGGAGGCCGCCTCGGCCGCGCTGCCGCCCCGGGTCACCGTGCGCGAACTGGCCCGCTCCGGCGTCACCCGGCCCGACCCCGGTGTCACGACAGCCGTGCGCGCCGCCCACCAGGCCGCCTTCGGCGCGGCCCGCGTCACCGGCTGGCCCGCGTCGTCGGCGACCGAGGACTTCCCGCTGCTCACCGGCGCGGGCGGCCATCTGCACGGCCGGCCCGGCATCCGGGGCGCCTACTGGATGCTCGGCTCGGTCGGCCCCACCCAGTGGGCGGCGGCCCCCGGCAGCGGGCCGGCCGAGAAGTTCCGCGGCCTCCCCCACAACCACTCCCCCCGCTACCTCCCCAGCGTCCGCCTCACCCTGGACACAGGCACAGCCGCCCTGGTCACGGCCGCCCTGGCCCAACTGGACCCGGCCGCGCGGTGA
- a CDS encoding thiazolylpeptide-type bacteriocin has protein sequence MADNTLASLAQEILDLESETFEITDYSDASEVMLGSSTSCSSTSTCSSTTSTTSCTA, from the coding sequence ATGGCTGACAACACCCTCGCCTCCCTCGCCCAGGAGATCCTCGACCTCGAGTCGGAGACCTTCGAGATCACCGACTACTCGGACGCCAGCGAGGTCATGCTCGGTTCGTCGACGAGCTGTTCCTCCACCAGCACCTGCTCCAGCACCACCAGCACCACCTCCTGCACCGCCTGA